A region of the Campylobacter subantarcticus LMG 24377 genome:
TAATGCTTAACCCAAATAGTGCTATAGACAGGATAAAAAATTCACTTTCTTATAGATTAGGTCTTGCTATCATAGAATGTAAAAAACAACATGGGGGGGGGTATATAACCCTACCATATAAATTATATAAGATAAAACAACAACATTTTAAAGAACAAAAACTATACAAGCAAACTATTAAAATATTTCCACAACTTGCATATCCTAAAGTAGAATCTTGCAAAGATTATAATGAAAGCATAAGATATAAGTATCATCTTTCCTATATGCTAGGAGAAGCTTTGATTTGTGCTCATAAAGCTTGGTGTAAAGGAGGATACTTTATGTTACCTTCTTTGTTAAAAGAAAAATATAAGATATATAAAAACATTCAAGATATTATCAGCATATTGCCTCAAAAATTACACTATCATTTTTACAATTCAACAATAAAAAATCATAAAATAAATATTCAAGATTTGATTGATATTTTGAAACAACATAAAGATTATAAACCCATACTAGAAAATATATTTCATAATTTTGATTTTTTTATAAAACATTTTGATCTTATTAGAATTTGGCTATCTTCGAAAGATTTTAAAGAAAAATATAAACAAGAAAATCACCCTTACCCTTCTTTGCTTGATCCTAAAAAACTAAACGATGAGAATGAAAAAATTAACTATAAAAATATTCCTGCTGAACTTGCATGGGAAATGAATTTACCTTTACCGGATAATTATAAGTTTGTGTATCCTTTATTTGGTTTGTCTGGAGGGGGTGCCTTAACTTCTTTTTTTAATAAATGTGGCTTTAGCATGAATTATGATTTTCACAGAGATTTTGAAAAAAGCTATATTGTAAATTATAATTCTTTTTTAAAAAGAAAGCAAAATATACTTTATTATACAGAGTATGGCTTAAATGTTGAAAATAGAAACAAATTTTTATCGCTACTGTATAAAAATAATATTGTTTTTTTGGTTAGAGATCCTATATCTAGATTAAAGACGGGTGTGAATCATCACACAAACAATCCTAAAAGTGACTTGAGGACATTTGATTTGGGAAGTGATTATAATAAAATCTTAAAATGTAAAACTTATGGAACTGGAGATATTAATAATCACTATGCTAGAAAGCCAAAAATCGATTATTTAAAATTGTGGTTATCAAACGATAGGTGGTTTTTATATTTATCATTTTTAGAGTCTTTAAGGCTGGCGAAATCAAATATCACCTACATTGATATGGAGGAAATTAAACCAGAAAAAGCATTTGATACAATGTGCGCTTTGGCAAATAAATTTGGATTTAGCAAGCCTACCGATGAAAGTTTTTTTAAGGGGGTGATGAATGGAGATTTGCTAGGTGTTATACCTTTTACACTTTGTGTGTATTCGATTGATTTAAATGGTAGTTGCGCAATAGGTAAAAACAACAGTATCCATCTTCAAATAACATCTACAAATTTAATTGAATTCTATGGGAAATCCAAAGAATATATCAACATTGTAAGTGATTTTTTTGATAAGCCTTTAAAATATGACAATTTAGGTATTTTTATAAAACCACAAGACTATGAGCAGTTAAAGCAGAGCGGTGAACTGATGCAAGCCACAAAAAAATATTTGGCAAATTTTATAAAGGCATTGGAAGAAAGAATAGAGATTGAAAAATCTAAATTATTTAAAGAAGATGATGTGTTAAAATATTTAAAAGAAAACAAAGAGCTAAGGATTAGACTGAAAGAATTACTTGATAAAGAACTTGCTCACATTAAGCAATACAGGCCAGATATAGTTGCCTCTTGGAAATACTATCAAGAATTTGAAAAAATGTGTAAAGAATTGGATGGTAATTAATAGCAAAGAAAGATAAAAAAGATATAATTATAAAATAATTTTCAAAGGAGTTTCATGAAACAAGGTGATTTTAGCGAAGTTGCAAAACATTATCACAATAGACCAGCATACTCAAGCATGCTTATAGAAAAGTTAATCAAATGTGTAAATGAGCAAAATAAGAACACGTTAAAAGTTGTAGAAGTAGGTGCAGGCACAGGAAAGCTTACTAAAATGCTTGCTGAT
Encoded here:
- a CDS encoding capsular polysaccharide biosynthesis protein, with protein sequence MLNPNSAIDRIKNSLSYRLGLAIIECKKQHGGGYITLPYKLYKIKQQHFKEQKLYKQTIKIFPQLAYPKVESCKDYNESIRYKYHLSYMLGEALICAHKAWCKGGYFMLPSLLKEKYKIYKNIQDIISILPQKLHYHFYNSTIKNHKINIQDLIDILKQHKDYKPILENIFHNFDFFIKHFDLIRIWLSSKDFKEKYKQENHPYPSLLDPKKLNDENEKINYKNIPAELAWEMNLPLPDNYKFVYPLFGLSGGGALTSFFNKCGFSMNYDFHRDFEKSYIVNYNSFLKRKQNILYYTEYGLNVENRNKFLSLLYKNNIVFLVRDPISRLKTGVNHHTNNPKSDLRTFDLGSDYNKILKCKTYGTGDINNHYARKPKIDYLKLWLSNDRWFLYLSFLESLRLAKSNITYIDMEEIKPEKAFDTMCALANKFGFSKPTDESFFKGVMNGDLLGVIPFTLCVYSIDLNGSCAIGKNNSIHLQITSTNLIEFYGKSKEYINIVSDFFDKPLKYDNLGIFIKPQDYEQLKQSGELMQATKKYLANFIKALEERIEIEKSKLFKEDDVLKYLKENKELRIRLKELLDKELAHIKQYRPDIVASWKYYQEFEKMCKELDGN